Part of the Desulfolutivibrio sulfoxidireducens genome is shown below.
AGGGCATGCGCCGTCCCATGCCGCCCATGAGGCTGATTTTCTTCTTGTGGGTGGCCACGTAGATGGCGCCGGCGGCGAAGAACAGGGTGATCTTGGAGAAGGCGTGGTGGGCGATGTGCATGAGCCCGCCCTGGACGGCCAGGGGGGTGAGCATGGCCACGCCGATGATCACGTAGGACAGTTGGCTGACCGTGGAATAGGCCAGCCGGGCCTTGAGGTCGTCCTTGGTCAGGGCGATGATGGAGGCGGCCAGGATGGTGAAGGCCGCCAGGTACGCCGTGGCCATGCCCAGACCCAGGGAATCCAGGATGTTGACCCCGAAGGCCGAGAGCATGACCCGGGCCACGGAGAACACGCCCGCCTTGACCACGGCCACGGCGTGCAGCAGGGCCGAGACCGGCGTGGGCGCGACCATGGCCGAGGGCAGCCAGTTGTGCAGGGGCATGATGGCCGCCTTGGCCAGTCCGAACAGGAACAGGAAGTAGGTGACCGAGACCATGATCGGATTGGCGTCCTTGGGGAACATGCCGTTTTGGACGTCGGTCAGGTTGAAGTCCAGGGTGCCGCAGATGACGTAGGTCAGGATCATGGCCGGCAACAAAAAGAGCTTGGAGGAGCCCATGAGGTAGATGAGGTACTTGCGCGCCCCGTGGTAGCCCTCGAGGTCCTGGTGGTGGGCCACCAGGGGGTAGGTGAAGATGGTGATGATTTCGTAGAACAGGTAGAGGGTGAAGATATTGCCGGATGTGGCCACGCCAACGGCCCCGAAGATGGCCACGGCGAAGCAGAAATAATAGCGCGTCTGGGCATGCTCCTTGAGGCTGCGCATGTATCCGACGTTGTAGCTGGTGGCGAATACCCACAGAAACGAGGAGACGATGGCGAAAATGAGCGCCAGCCCGTCGGCACAGAACTTCACGGATATTCCCGGAAGAAGCTCGGCCAGGGTATAGGTGCGGATCACCCCGGACAGGGCGTCGGGAACCAGCGACAGGACCGACAGGAAGGTCAGGGCTCCGGCGACGAAGGACACGCCCTCGCGCAGGTTTTCGTTCTTGCGCGCCAGCCAGATGCCGAAGGGCGCGAGAAAGGTGATGGCCAGGGGCACAAGGAGCAAGGCGCTTTCCGTGAATTCTGGGCTGGCGGTCATGTCTTATCCCTTCAGTTCCGAGACGGTGTCGCTGCGGGCGTTGCCCATGCGCCGGGCAACCACCAGGACGATGGCCAAAACCAGGGTGGCCTCGGCGGCGGCCAGCCCCATGACGAAGAGGGCGCCAAGCTGCCCGAGCACGCCGTCCATGGGCGTGAGCTGGGCTGCGGAGACCATGGACAGTCCCGCGCCGTTGATCATCAGCTCCACGCCGATGAGCATGCCGATCAGCGTCTTGCGCGAGACCACGCCGTAGAGCCCGATGCCAAGGAGCAGGGCGGCGACGAGTTGATACCAGGAAAGCGGACTCATCTGGGCTTCCTCCTCTCGAAGGCTATGAGCACGGCCCCGGCCATGGCCGCCAGCAGAACCACGGAAATGAGCTCAAAGGCCAGGGTGAAGGGACCAAGCAGTCCCTGGCCCAGGGCCTCGGGCCCGATGTTCTTCGGCAGGGGCAGGCTGTCCACGGGAAACACGGTGGCGGTCAGGGCCAGGACGCCCACAGGCACGACGAAAACCAGGCCTGAGCGGGCGTATTCCCATATGCTGGCCGGGGCGGCCTCGTCGCCGTCCGGGGAGGCGTGGGCGAGCATGATGGCGAAAAAGATGAGCACGCTCACCGCGCCCACGTAGATGAGGATCTGCATGAGCGCCACCAGGGTGGCGTCCATGAGCAGGTACATGCCGGCCACCCCGAAAAGGGCCGTGATCAGGCCGACCATGGCCCGGATGAGGCTTGGGGAGCTGACCGCCAATGCCCCGCCGGCCAGGATGATCACCGCGTAAAGGCCGAAGGCCAGCCGTGCGAGAAGTTCCATGTTCATGCCGTGACGCCGCCTTGGAGGGAGGTTTTCGCCGTAACGGGGCCTAAACGGCGGCGGGAGTGCGCCGTGAGAGACGAAACAGGGGGGTGGTTCAGACGACATCGAGAGGCAAGGACCACGGGGGATCGTGGACAGCCGGCCCTACAGCCGGCCGGTTTCCCCGCGACGCGGGTTTTTTCGGCGTGTCTGCCGTCCAGTGTGGTGCGCAACCTGGCCTCCCGACGGAATGAGGTTAACGTGTGAAAAAACTTCCTCGTATCATCCAACATTTCTTTGGGTTGGTTCCGATTTTTTGATCCCTCAGTGGTTTTCCACCGAGGAGGTTTTGTGTCAAGGTTTTTCCAAAAAATTTTTTTCACAAAACACTTCGGAAATACAGTCCTTCCCCGTGACAGGGTATCACGGCGCGGGAATCGGCACCCCGCCCGAGGCCTTGTCCGTATGCCGGTTTCAGGGGAACGGACGCCTGTCCCGACTACGGCAACATCTGGGAGTCTTCCGCACCGGACACGCGCCGCCCGTTTCTGACCGGGAACGGACCATGGCCCGGATTTCTTTCGGTCACTTTTTTCCATATCCAGTGTATCGGGCAAGATGTCCAGGGGAATTGGAAAAAAAATCAAGTCTCGCGTCGCAAAACGCGACTGATCCAGGCCAGAAAACGCCCACGAACAGGGCTTTCCCATGCTTTTTGAAGATGCGCGGGCCGTGGGCCTCCGGGCATGGAAACGCGGGATGGGGGCCGGGCGGGGGCGTCGGCCGGTCTTGTGAAAAATCTGGCATGCGACGTCTTTCGTTGCGGGGCGGCCCGCGTCGGGGGGCGCGGCGGGCCGTGCGGCGCAAAAGCCAACGCGGCCGGGCCTGGACGAGGGGCCGGGCGAAAGGGGAGCCCGGCCCGCAGCGCCAGACCAGACACGCGTCCGTCTTTCCTTCTTCGGGGTTCCCCGGTACCCTGAACCGAACCGCCTGACATTGTGGAGCGCCGACCATGCCCCGCCAGATTCGCCTGATCCGTTCGGCCATCCCTCCTGGCCGCCTCCTCTGGGTGGCCGTGTGCGTCTGTCTGGTCCTGGCCGCCCGGGCCGGGGCCGAGCCCTGGGACCCGCCGGCTACGCCCTCGGCCCTGCCCCTGCCGCGAAGCGCCACCCTGCCCGTGCCCCCGGGGTTCGCGGACTCCCTGGCCGTGGGCGGGGCCATGGCCCCCCTGGCCGCCTTTTTCCGGGGGCTGTCCCTGCTCGACTCGGGCGCCTTCGCCCAGGCGGCCCAGGAGTTCTCGGGGGTCGCGGCCCATCCCCTGGCCGGATTTCTGGCCCGCGACGCCTTGCTTCTGGCCGGCTACGCCCGGGAGGCCGCCGGGGACCCGGCCGGGGCGCTTGCGGCCTACGAGGGATGGCTCGCGGCCGGTCCGGAGATGCTTTTGTCCCAGACGGTCTGGCTGCGGGCCGGGGCCGTGGCCGCCAGGGTCGGGGAGACCCGCAAGGCCGGCGACTTTCTCCGGAAACTCTGCCTGACGCGGCCCTGGACCGACGAAGCCGGCCACGCGGCGGCCCTGGCCCGGGTCCTTTTCGCCTCGGGCCGCATCGACTGGAACCCGGACGCCCCCCAGGTGCTTCTGGCCCAGGCCGAGCGGGCCATCGACGCCCGAAGGACCGAGGCCGCAACCCGCATCCTGGACCGGCTGGCCGCCGCGCCAGGCGACAACGACCCGGCCCGGCTGGACTACCTGCGGGGCAAGATCGATTTCGCCAAACGCCGCACGGACGAGGCCCTGGCCCGGTTTCGGGGCGTGCGCGAACGCTTTCCGGCCTCGACCATCGCGCCCTGGGCCGCCTATCACGAGGCCCGGTGTCTGTGGCGGCGGACCGATCCGGAGAGCGCCGTGGCCATGGAGCGGGTGTTGCGCCGGGTGGTGGAGGACGTCTCGGTGGAGGTCCGGGCCAGGGAGGTCTCGGCCCGGCATCTGATGCTGCTTTTGGCCGAGCAGGGCCGGCTGGCCGAGGCCCTGGAGGCGGCGGGGATCCTGGCCGATCTCGGCCGGGGCGGGGAGCTGGCCGAACAGGCCCGGGCGCTTTCCGGGGTGTTGTGCTTCGCCCTGGGGCGCTTTCCCGAGGCCGAGGCCCATCTGGCCGGGTTCGTGAAGGATTTCCCGGAGTCGGATTGGCTGCCCGGGGCGCGGCACTGGCTGGGCCGGACCCTGGCCGCCAGGGGCGACGCCAGGGGGGCCATGGGCTGGTACCGGGCCAACATGGCCTGGAACACGAACAGTTATTACGGTCTGCGTAGCGCCGCCGAGGCCAGGGTCCTGGCCGCGTCGACCGGCCTTGATCCGGCCGCCGCGCCGCCGGCCCGGGTCGCGCCGGAGAGGGCGCGGACGCCCGGGGCCGCCGTGGTCGTGGCCGCGACCAACGCCGCCGGGGAGTCCGCTGGTCCGGGGAACGCGCCGTCCGCCGGCGTCGCGCCCGTCGGGACGCCCGGGGCCGAACCGCCGCCGGCCATGTGTCCCGGACAGGCGGCCCCGGCCGTAAGGTCCCCGGAGGTCCGGGCCATGTTCGAGCGGGCCGGATTCCTGGACCGCTCCGGGCTGTCGGAACTGGCCGAACTGGATCTGGCCTGGCTTGCGGCCGCGCATCCGGACGACGCGGAACTGGCCCTGTCGCACATCCGGCTGGCCACGCGGCTTTTCCGCCTGGGACCGGCCACGGCCACGGCCAGACGGAGCTTTGGGGACTGCCTGTCGCGCGGCGATCCGGCCCGTTTCGGCCCCCTGGCCGAGGCCTTGTATCCGAGGCGGCATGTGGCGGCCATCCGGGCGGCCCTGGCCGGATCGGACGTTTCCGAGAACCTGATTCTGGGGCTTATCCGCCAGGAGAGCTTTTTCAACGAGAAGGCCCGGTCGTCGGCCGGTGCCGTGGGGCTGATGCAGCTTCTGCCGCAGACGGCGGCGAACATGGCGGCGCGGATCGGGCTGAAGCCCTTTGCGGCGACGATGCTCACGGACCCGGCGGTGAACATCCGGCTGGGGGTGGAATACTACAAGACGCGCCACGCCCAGTACGGCGACGCGGCCCATACGCTGTGCAGCTACAATGCCGGGGCCGGCAAGCTGGCGGTGTGGCTGCGGGGGATCGGGGGCCTGGAACAGGACCTGTTCGTGGAGCTTATCCCCTACGAGGAGACCCGGGACTACGTGCGCAAGGTCCTGACCAACGCCATGTTCTACGAGGCGCTGGCGGCGGGGAGGTGAGGTGGATCGGGATGCGCGTGAGGCGTAGGCGGGCTTATTCGTCAGCCCCGAAAATGGCGTCCACATCCCGCCCTGTAAGGCGTTTCCGGCCTTCCCGCATGAGTTCTTCCGGGTCCCAGGGCGTGGCCTGGCCACTTGCGATCCCGTCGCGAATATCCCGGCGCAACCGATCGAGGCACGGTGCGCTCAGGTGGTCTTGCGTGTCCATGCCGGAGTGCCTCCCGCTTTTCCGCCGCACCCGTGTGGCGTCCGTGCCTATTCCCCCGGCCCCTTCCGCTCGATCCTCCCGTCCAGCGCCACCGTGAGCGGCGAGTGCGTCCCGAGATATCCGGCCACGATCTCGTCCATGGTCCGGCCGTCGAACTGGACGTTTTTCGTCCGGTCCTTGAACGCCCCATACCCGTCCCCGCCGCGCAAAAGATAGTCGCTTATGGCCACGCGATAGGTCGAGGCCGGGTCCACCGGCGTAAACTTCCCATCCTCGCCGCGCATCTCGGCCGAAAGCACGCGCGTGCCGGCCTCCCGGGCCGGGTCGAAGGCGAAACGCAGCCCCGCCACCTGCGGAAACCGGCCCGTGCCCGAGGCCTGGGGATCGCTGGCCAGGCTCACGCCGTGTTCCAGGGCGGCCAAGAGGTCCGCGCCCATGATCTCGCACACGGCCAGGGTGTTGCCAAAGGGAAACGCGGTCAACAGGTCCCCCATGGTCACCTCGCCGGCGGCCAGCCCGGCCCGGATCGAGCCGCCGTTTAGGATGGCGGCCTGGGTCCCGTAGCGCGAGGCCGCATCCAGCATGGCGTCGGCCGCCAGATCCCCGATAAGGCATTCCCCGCCCCGGCAGTCGGCCCGGGACAGGCCCAGGTCCGTCTCCAGCCGGCCCGCCGCGACGGCCCGGAAAGGCCCCAGGCGCTCTTCGTAGGAGGCCACAAGGGCGGCCATCTCCGGGGCTTCCGCGACGCTCGCGTCCATGGGCTGGGCGTCGCCCGAGGCCTCGACCATCCGGCCCTTTGCGTCGAAGCGCAGCGTAAGCCGGCCCAGGTATTTGCCCCAACAGCCCACCGTGACCACGCAGGCCGTATCCCCGCCCGGGCCGGAGATGCGCAAGGGATAGGGTCCCACGGCGTTTTTGGCGTCGGTATTGGACAAAAGCAGGTGGCTGTGGCCCCCGACGATGACGTCCAGGCCCGGGATCGTGGCCGCCAGGGCCTTGTCCCGCTCGAACCCGGCATGGCTTAAGGCCACCACGATGTTCACCCCGGACCGGGAAAGCTCCTCCACGGCCCGTCGCAGGGGCGCGTCGGCGGCCGAAAAACGCACGTTCGGCCCGGGGTTGGAAAGCATGGCCGTGTCCTCGTTGGCCACGCCCACCACGCCCACCGCGCGGCCATTCACGTCAAGGACCGCATACGGCGCGATCAGCCCGGCCAGTTCCGGTTCGGCCGTGGCGTCCATGTTGCAGGCCACCACCGGGAAGTCCACGCCGTTTATGAAGCGGCCCAACACGGCCGCCCCGTCGTCGAATTCGTGGTTGCCCGGGGCCATGGCCTGGTAGCCCAGGAGGTTGACGACCTCGCGGATGACCTCGTCCTTGAAGCGGGAATAGGCCAGGGAACCCTGGAACCAGTCCCCGGCGTCCAGGAACAGGGCGTTTTCATTCCCGGCCCGTCCGGCCGCGACCGCCGTGGCCAGCCGGGCCGCGCCGCCCTGGCATGTGCCGGCGGCCTTTTTCTCCGCCGTGCATTCCTGGCCGTAGGCGTCGAAGCTTTGGATGTGGGCGTGCACGTCGTTGGTGTGCAGGATGGTCAGGGGGAAGTCCGTGTCCCCGGCCCACAGGGGGGCTCGGGAGAAAAGGGAGAGCGACAGGACGACAAGGGTGAGGACGGGGAACATACGCCGCGAGGCCCGGTGCGCGGCGGGCGTCAAGGTCATGGCGGACTCCTTTTTCGGGCGAAAGAGCCGGCATGCGGCCCGAGGCATCCGTATATCCCCAAATCGATCGGTCGAACAGACCCGGAAAGGAAGGATCGGGGGAAGGTTACGTCGGAAGCGATGGGGGCCGCGGCGGTGCGTCCGCGAAGGACAGGAAGATGTTCTTCGAAAAAAACTTCACGGTACGGTATGCTCACCGAAATGTATCGGGAGCGACAGTGCGGACGCGAGGCTAGGCCAGCGGCAGCCGCACCCGCACACAGGCCACCTCGTCGCGGCGGACCAGCACCTCCTGGTCTCCGGGCGAGCCGTCCTTTTTCACCTTGCGGCACACCAGGACCCGGCGCCCGCACACGGCCACGACCAACTCGCCCTTGTGGCGTCGCGAGGAAATGCGGTCTCCGGCCCTGATGTCCATGTCCGTCCGATGGGGAAGTTTTGGCCCACGGGCCGGCCGCGAGATATAAAAAAAGGCCGGGGACTTGTCACCCCGGCCTGGACGTTTTCGGCGCAAAAAAGATCAGGCCGGCTTGATCAGTTCTTCCGTGAGGGCCGTAAGGCCGGCCTTGCCCTGAAGGGCATAGGCCTCGTACAGGCGCATGATGGTCGCCTGGGAAAAGACGTAGTTGCGAAGCGTATTGAAGGGCCTACCTTTGAGGTCGGCCTCGCCCATGCCGTAACGCTCCCGGGCGATCTCGGACAGGACCGGAATGCTCCACTTGGCCGCCGGCACGGACAGCACCCAGTCGTGGTCCCCCAGGTGGCACACGAAGCCCTCCATGCGCCGGGGCTCGGGCAGGGTCTCGCCGCCCGTGGCCAGAAGCCCCTTCTCCACCGGATCGACCCCGGCCACGATGGCCGCGGCCTTGATCCAGCCCACCACCTCGGCCTCGTCCTTCGCCGACCCGGGGTGGTTGTGGGCGCAGGCCTGGGCCACGATCATGGGCCCGGGCAGGCCGCGCACGATGGATTCGGCCACGCTTAAGGGATGGTGCTCGCCGGTGCCGGCCAGGGGCTTTTCCGGGCGCGACTCGCCGTTCTCCCCCCAGGCGAACACCCAGGGTTTGTGCAGGTCGTGGAGCAGTTGCGAGGCGATCACCGCATCGCGGTTAAGGTCGAAGCCGTAGACGTCGCGGTAGGTGTCGAAGATGGAAAGGGAGATCCGCATGTTGCAGGCCGTGTGGGTGGCCAGGCCGCCGGGGTAGGAATGGTGGCTCTGGTAGCCGCTGCCCGGGGCGCTGCGAAAGGGCTGGGGGGCCGTGTCCGGGCCGGTCGTGAGGGCCGGCAGAAACGTCTCGGGCGTGGCGTCCTTGAGATAGCCCTTGGCCGAAAGTTCCTCGCACACGGCGGCCCTGTTTTTGGCGTCGGCCAGCCGGGCGGCCAGGGTGGGCGCGGGGTTGTCCAGGATGGCCAGGACCACGCTGCGGACCTTGGGGTCGGCGATGGTTGCGGCCACCTCGCGCAGGTATTTCCAGGAGGCCTGGACCTTTGGCGAGGCGTCGGCCATCTGGACCGGGGTCATGGCCAGACAGTCGGACAGGGTTTTCTGGGCCGGGGCGGCCTTGGCCAGGACCGGGAAGACGGCCTGGGCGGCCAGGACCGCGCCGAAGGCCGCGCCGAGTTCCAGGAACTGGCGGCGGTCGAAATGTCTCTCCATGGGTGCATCCTCCGGGGTGGGGTGTGGGTCGGGAGGACTGCACCACGCCAAGGTGACCGATCGGCGGGGACGGGATGTCAATTCCGCGACATAACGCGGTCCGGCGGTCGGGGCGTGAAAGACCCGGATGCGGCCGGGCGGATCAGCAGCCCAGGCTGACCAGATGCACGTCCGGCAGGGGTCGGCCCAAAAAAAGCTCCCCGATGCCGCGCAGCCGGTCCGGGGCGTCGGTGACGAAAAAGGCGTGGGCCGGCCGGGCCTCGCCCGGTGCGGTCAGAAGTCCGGTCTCGGCCAGGACCCGGGCCGCGTCGGCGGCCACGGCCGTGGCCGAGTCCACCAGGGTCACGCCGGGCCCGGCCACGTCCTGCAACAGGGGGCGCAAAAGCGGATAATGGGTGCAGCCCAGAATGAGCGTGTCCGGATTTTCGGCCAGGACCGGGGCCAGGTATTCCCGGGCGATCAGCCGGGTGGCCGGATGATTCAGAAAGCCCTCCTCGGCCAGGGGCACGAACAGGGGGCAGGCCCGGGACACGGTCAGGGCCGCATCCCCGCCGCGCCGGGCGATGGCCGCCGGATAGGCCCCGCTGTGCACGGTGGAGGGCGTGGCGATGATCCCGATGCGGCCGGTGCGGGTGGCGGCCAGGGCGCTTTTGGCCCCGGCGTCGATGACCTCCAGGACCGGCACGGGCGAAAGCGCGGTGATGGCGGGCAGGGCCACGGCGGCCATGGTGTTGCAGGCCACGATCAGGAGCTTGACGTCTTTTTCGAGCAAAAAGCGCACGATCTCCGAGGCGTAGCGGGAGATGGTCCCGGGGGACTTGACGCCGTAGGGCACCCGGGCCGTGTCCCCGAAATAGACGATGCGCTCGTGCGGTAAAAGCTCCATGACCGCGCGGGTCACGGTCAGCCCGCCCACGCCGGAGTCGAAGATGCCGATGGGGTGTTGTGTCTCGTTTCCCACGAAAAGCCAGCCTTGCGACGTGAATTCCCGATGCCGCGTCCCGGGATTGCGGGTGGCGGCATCGGGTGGGCACACGGATACGCCAAGGTCCGGCCGGAGGCAACGGCCGGTGCGGCCCATCCGTTCACGGCGCGGGGTTACTGGCGGATGTCGTCGGCGGTCGGGAGGATGGCCCGCTCGATGGCCTGTTTGAGTTCGAACATGTCCACGGGCTTGGCGATATAGTCGCTCAGCCCGGTGTCCAGAAACGCCTCCCGGTCCCCGGGCATGGCGTGGGCGGTCATGGCGATGATGGGGATGGCTGCCTTTTCCCGAAACGCCTCGTCGCCCCGGATGATTTTGGTTGCGGCCAGGCCGCCCATGACCGGCATCTGGATGTCCATGAGGATCAGGTCGAAATCCCCGCTTTGCAGGGCCTCGAG
Proteins encoded:
- a CDS encoding monovalent cation/H+ antiporter subunit D family protein, producing the protein MTASPEFTESALLLVPLAITFLAPFGIWLARKNENLREGVSFVAGALTFLSVLSLVPDALSGVIRTYTLAELLPGISVKFCADGLALIFAIVSSFLWVFATSYNVGYMRSLKEHAQTRYYFCFAVAIFGAVGVATSGNIFTLYLFYEIITIFTYPLVAHHQDLEGYHGARKYLIYLMGSSKLFLLPAMILTYVICGTLDFNLTDVQNGMFPKDANPIMVSVTYFLFLFGLAKAAIMPLHNWLPSAMVAPTPVSALLHAVAVVKAGVFSVARVMLSAFGVNILDSLGLGMATAYLAAFTILAASIIALTKDDLKARLAYSTVSQLSYVIIGVAMLTPLAVQGGLMHIAHHAFSKITLFFAAGAIYVATHKKKISLMGGMGRRMPWTFGAFTVASLSMIGVPPVCGFVSKWYMANGAVEIGKIGLLLTLLASTILNASYFTPVIIRAFFHKPAEGINLAEYREAPLVMVVPLCLTAGISVFLGLFPETFLQFARAFGHF
- the nuoK gene encoding NADH-quinone oxidoreductase subunit NuoK; this translates as MSPLSWYQLVAALLLGIGLYGVVSRKTLIGMLIGVELMINGAGLSMVSAAQLTPMDGVLGQLGALFVMGLAAAEATLVLAIVLVVARRMGNARSDTVSELKG
- a CDS encoding NADH-quinone oxidoreductase subunit J gives rise to the protein MNMELLARLAFGLYAVIILAGGALAVSSPSLIRAMVGLITALFGVAGMYLLMDATLVALMQILIYVGAVSVLIFFAIMLAHASPDGDEAAPASIWEYARSGLVFVVPVGVLALTATVFPVDSLPLPKNIGPEALGQGLLGPFTLAFELISVVLLAAMAGAVLIAFERRKPR
- a CDS encoding transglycosylase SLT domain-containing protein, whose amino-acid sequence is MPRQIRLIRSAIPPGRLLWVAVCVCLVLAARAGAEPWDPPATPSALPLPRSATLPVPPGFADSLAVGGAMAPLAAFFRGLSLLDSGAFAQAAQEFSGVAAHPLAGFLARDALLLAGYAREAAGDPAGALAAYEGWLAAGPEMLLSQTVWLRAGAVAARVGETRKAGDFLRKLCLTRPWTDEAGHAAALARVLFASGRIDWNPDAPQVLLAQAERAIDARRTEAATRILDRLAAAPGDNDPARLDYLRGKIDFAKRRTDEALARFRGVRERFPASTIAPWAAYHEARCLWRRTDPESAVAMERVLRRVVEDVSVEVRAREVSARHLMLLLAEQGRLAEALEAAGILADLGRGGELAEQARALSGVLCFALGRFPEAEAHLAGFVKDFPESDWLPGARHWLGRTLAARGDARGAMGWYRANMAWNTNSYYGLRSAAEARVLAASTGLDPAAAPPARVAPERARTPGAAVVVAATNAAGESAGPGNAPSAGVAPVGTPGAEPPPAMCPGQAAPAVRSPEVRAMFERAGFLDRSGLSELAELDLAWLAAAHPDDAELALSHIRLATRLFRLGPATATARRSFGDCLSRGDPARFGPLAEALYPRRHVAAIRAALAGSDVSENLILGLIRQESFFNEKARSSAGAVGLMQLLPQTAANMAARIGLKPFAATMLTDPAVNIRLGVEYYKTRHAQYGDAAHTLCSYNAGAGKLAVWLRGIGGLEQDLFVELIPYEETRDYVRKVLTNAMFYEALAAGR
- a CDS encoding bifunctional metallophosphatase/5'-nucleotidase, which codes for MTLTPAAHRASRRMFPVLTLVVLSLSLFSRAPLWAGDTDFPLTILHTNDVHAHIQSFDAYGQECTAEKKAAGTCQGGAARLATAVAAGRAGNENALFLDAGDWFQGSLAYSRFKDEVIREVVNLLGYQAMAPGNHEFDDGAAVLGRFINGVDFPVVACNMDATAEPELAGLIAPYAVLDVNGRAVGVVGVANEDTAMLSNPGPNVRFSAADAPLRRAVEELSRSGVNIVVALSHAGFERDKALAATIPGLDVIVGGHSHLLLSNTDAKNAVGPYPLRISGPGGDTACVVTVGCWGKYLGRLTLRFDAKGRMVEASGDAQPMDASVAEAPEMAALVASYEERLGPFRAVAAGRLETDLGLSRADCRGGECLIGDLAADAMLDAASRYGTQAAILNGGSIRAGLAAGEVTMGDLLTAFPFGNTLAVCEIMGADLLAALEHGVSLASDPQASGTGRFPQVAGLRFAFDPAREAGTRVLSAEMRGEDGKFTPVDPASTYRVAISDYLLRGGDGYGAFKDRTKNVQFDGRTMDEIVAGYLGTHSPLTVALDGRIERKGPGE
- a CDS encoding metal-dependent phosphohydrolase, which gives rise to MERHFDRRQFLELGAAFGAVLAAQAVFPVLAKAAPAQKTLSDCLAMTPVQMADASPKVQASWKYLREVAATIADPKVRSVVLAILDNPAPTLAARLADAKNRAAVCEELSAKGYLKDATPETFLPALTTGPDTAPQPFRSAPGSGYQSHHSYPGGLATHTACNMRISLSIFDTYRDVYGFDLNRDAVIASQLLHDLHKPWVFAWGENGESRPEKPLAGTGEHHPLSVAESIVRGLPGPMIVAQACAHNHPGSAKDEAEVVGWIKAAAIVAGVDPVEKGLLATGGETLPEPRRMEGFVCHLGDHDWVLSVPAAKWSIPVLSEIARERYGMGEADLKGRPFNTLRNYVFSQATIMRLYEAYALQGKAGLTALTEELIKPA
- the murI gene encoding glutamate racemase, which gives rise to MCPPDAATRNPGTRHREFTSQGWLFVGNETQHPIGIFDSGVGGLTVTRAVMELLPHERIVYFGDTARVPYGVKSPGTISRYASEIVRFLLEKDVKLLIVACNTMAAVALPAITALSPVPVLEVIDAGAKSALAATRTGRIGIIATPSTVHSGAYPAAIARRGGDAALTVSRACPLFVPLAEEGFLNHPATRLIAREYLAPVLAENPDTLILGCTHYPLLRPLLQDVAGPGVTLVDSATAVAADAARVLAETGLLTAPGEARPAHAFFVTDAPDRLRGIGELFLGRPLPDVHLVSLGC